A section of the Echeneis naucrates chromosome 12, fEcheNa1.1, whole genome shotgun sequence genome encodes:
- the il1b gene encoding interleukin-1 beta, whose protein sequence is MYHFDLRQALDGPLDLDEAEPESSSFDMTALEGDIINLEEGLDMVVSKNPKTLKGVTILVMTMNKIQNPPKCSSWKLSDEQLYGEILDRLVDKKVIKTVANVSKEGKTSVFNRLGSLECTLTDNSHKDIICKSEGLELQAITLKGGARDSKVNFKMVHYASPDISKGFTCVLSVKKSNWYFSCVENGDQPKLKLEECSEARFGNFSVAEKMDRFLFIHTTTGMNISRFESVRCSGWFISTSSVAEDKPVEMCEVDAAQRITSFKVNYSRE, encoded by the exons ATGTACCACTTTGATCTGCGTCAGGCTCTGGATGG CCCACTTGATTTGGATGAGGCAGAACCTGAATCCAGCAGCTTTGACATGACg GCCCTCGAGGGTGACATCATCAACCTTGAAGAGGGGCTGGACATGGTGGTTTCCAAAAACCCCAAGACGCTGAAGGGTGTCACCATCCTGGTGATGACGATGAACAAGATCCAGAACCCCCCAAAGTGCAGCAGCTGGAAGCTGAGCGACGAGCAGCTGTATGGGGAGATCCTGGACCGCCTGGTGGACA AAAAGGTCATCAAGACGGTCGCCAACGTCAGCAAGGAAGGGAAGACATCCGTCTTTAACCGCCTCGGGAGTCTGGAGTGCACGCTGACCGACAactcacacaaagacatcatCTGCAAATCGGAGGGGTTAGAGCTGCAGGCCATCACGCTGAAGGGCGGAGCCAGAGACTCCAAAG TGAACTTTAAGATGGTCCACTACGCCTCCCCCGACATCTCAAAAGGTTTCACCTGCGTACTCTCAGTCAAAAAATCCAACTGGTACTTTTCCTGCGTTGAAAACGGCGACCAGCCGAAACTGAAACTGGAA GAGTGCAGTGAGGCGAGATTCGGGAATTTCAGCGTTGCTGAGAAAATGGATCGTTTCCTCTTCATACACACGACCACGGGGATGAACATCAGCAGGTTTGAGTCTGTGAGGTGCAGCGGCTGGTTCATCAGCACGTCCTCCGTGGCCGAAGACAAGCCTGTGGAGATGTGTGAAGTGGACGCCGCCCAGCGCATCACCTCCTTTAAGGTCAACTACTCCAGAGAATGA